A window of Mucilaginibacter sp. PAMC 26640 contains these coding sequences:
- a CDS encoding beta-ketoacyl-[acyl-carrier-protein] synthase II: MEFKRVVVTGLGALTPIGNTVPEYWDSLINGVSGAAFIKSFDVSKFKTKFACEVKNFDAEGFLGRKEARKLDPFVQYALFSTEEAVKDAGLDFEKLDTSRIGVIWGSGIGGLKTFLDEVVNFAKGDGTPKFNPFFIPKMIADIAPGHISIKYGLRGPNFTTVSACASSNNSLIDAFNYIRLGKANMFISGGSEAIINEAGIGGFNAMHALSTRNDDPATASRPFDLDRDGFVAGEGAGTIILEELGHAIKRGAKIYAEMVGGGMSADAYHMTAPHPDGLGASLVMKAALEDAGLTPADIDYVNVHGTSTPIGDPQEVKAIQDAFGEHAYRINISSTKSMTGHLLGAAGAVEAIASILALKNDIIPPTINHFTDDPTFDPKINFTFNTAQKREVNIAQSNGFGFGGHNASVIFKKYQQ, translated from the coding sequence ATGGAGTTTAAGAGAGTTGTAGTAACCGGGCTTGGAGCGCTTACTCCAATTGGTAACACTGTCCCCGAATATTGGGATAGTTTGATCAATGGGGTAAGCGGCGCTGCCTTTATTAAGAGTTTTGACGTTTCTAAGTTCAAGACCAAATTCGCCTGCGAAGTAAAGAATTTTGACGCGGAAGGCTTTCTGGGCAGAAAAGAAGCCCGTAAGCTTGATCCCTTTGTGCAATATGCTTTATTCTCTACAGAAGAAGCGGTTAAGGATGCAGGCCTTGATTTTGAAAAACTGGATACCAGCCGCATCGGCGTTATCTGGGGATCGGGCATTGGCGGTTTAAAAACATTTTTGGATGAAGTAGTGAATTTTGCTAAAGGTGATGGCACCCCAAAATTCAATCCTTTCTTTATCCCCAAAATGATAGCGGATATCGCCCCTGGCCATATTTCTATCAAATACGGTTTAAGAGGGCCAAACTTCACTACTGTGTCTGCTTGTGCTTCGTCTAATAATTCACTTATCGATGCATTTAACTATATCCGTTTGGGTAAAGCTAATATGTTTATCAGCGGTGGGTCTGAAGCAATCATAAACGAGGCTGGTATCGGTGGTTTTAACGCAATGCATGCGCTGTCCACACGTAATGACGACCCTGCTACTGCCTCACGGCCTTTTGACCTTGATCGTGACGGCTTTGTTGCCGGTGAAGGTGCAGGCACCATAATTTTAGAAGAATTAGGCCACGCCATAAAACGCGGTGCCAAGATTTATGCTGAAATGGTTGGCGGCGGCATGAGTGCTGATGCATATCACATGACGGCTCCCCACCCTGATGGATTGGGTGCTTCATTAGTGATGAAAGCAGCGTTGGAAGATGCGGGCTTAACCCCTGCAGATATCGATTATGTTAACGTACATGGCACGTCAACCCCAATCGGCGATCCGCAGGAAGTAAAAGCTATCCAGGATGCCTTTGGTGAGCATGCTTATCGAATTAATATCAGTTCAACTAAATCCATGACGGGCCATTTACTTGGTGCTGCTGGCGCCGTTGAAGCTATCGCGTCTATTTTAGCGCTTAAAAACGATATTATACCGCCAACAATCAATCACTTTACAGATGATCCAACCTTTGATCCTAAAATCAACTTTACCTTTAACACTGCTCAAAAGCGAGAAGTTAATATAGCGCAAAGCAATGGTTTTGGTTTTGGTGGCCACAACGCATCAGTGATATTTAAAAAATATCAGCAATAA
- a CDS encoding pyruvate kinase, which produces MNFYYNRTKIVATMGPASAKKDVLLAMIRAGLNVCRLNFSHGKPEDHKKFIDLIREINSEYKTNVGILADLQGPKIRIGLVKDGGIHLINGTRINITTKECIGDDNQIYITYETFPQDVQANEIILLDDGKLQLKVIETNRQDTVVCEVVHGGILTSRKGVNLPNTKVSIPSLTPEDLENLQYALAWDVDWIGLSFVRTGADIIDLKRIIRESGKTARVIAKVEKPEAIDNIDEIIAATDGVMIARGDLGVECPLEEVPLLQKMIARKCRDASKPVIVATQMLESMITTPRPTRAEVNDVANSVLDGADAVMLSGETSVGEFPVIVIETMAKIVRNVEDLGYPFNASKAENPDPASPNFLSDNLCGSAVYLAEHTKATGIVSMTTSGYTAFEISSYRPKAGTYIFTSNRQLLNSLSLVWGVRAFFYDKLESTDQTIIDVNEILKSENLIRTGDVVINTAAVPIVKQGKTNMLRISVVE; this is translated from the coding sequence ATGAATTTTTATTATAACCGCACCAAGATTGTTGCAACAATGGGGCCGGCATCGGCTAAAAAAGACGTTTTATTGGCCATGATACGCGCCGGATTGAACGTTTGCCGCCTTAATTTTTCGCATGGTAAGCCAGAGGATCACAAGAAATTTATCGACCTGATCCGCGAAATTAATTCAGAATACAAAACTAATGTTGGCATCCTGGCCGATTTACAGGGCCCAAAGATCCGTATTGGACTGGTAAAAGATGGTGGCATCCATTTAATTAATGGTACACGCATCAACATCACTACAAAAGAATGTATTGGTGATGATAACCAGATCTACATTACTTATGAAACATTTCCGCAGGATGTACAGGCTAATGAGATTATCTTATTAGACGACGGAAAATTGCAGCTAAAGGTTATTGAAACCAACCGCCAGGATACTGTTGTTTGTGAGGTGGTACATGGCGGTATCTTAACATCTCGTAAAGGTGTTAACCTGCCAAACACCAAAGTTTCTATCCCAAGCCTTACGCCGGAAGATCTGGAGAATTTACAATACGCTTTAGCTTGGGATGTAGATTGGATCGGTCTTTCATTCGTTCGTACCGGCGCTGATATTATAGATTTAAAACGAATCATTCGCGAAAGCGGTAAAACCGCCCGCGTAATTGCCAAGGTTGAAAAACCTGAGGCGATTGATAACATAGATGAGATCATAGCTGCAACCGACGGTGTGATGATTGCACGTGGTGATTTGGGTGTTGAATGCCCGCTGGAAGAAGTGCCACTGCTGCAAAAGATGATAGCGCGCAAATGCCGTGATGCATCCAAACCGGTAATTGTTGCTACCCAAATGCTGGAATCTATGATCACCACCCCGCGCCCGACACGTGCCGAGGTGAATGACGTAGCCAACTCCGTACTGGATGGTGCTGATGCGGTGATGCTGAGTGGTGAAACATCTGTTGGTGAGTTCCCGGTTATCGTTATTGAGACAATGGCTAAGATCGTTCGTAATGTGGAAGATCTGGGGTATCCTTTCAATGCTTCCAAAGCGGAGAATCCTGATCCGGCATCTCCAAATTTCCTGAGCGATAATTTGTGCGGTAGCGCTGTTTACCTTGCAGAGCATACTAAAGCAACCGGGATCGTATCCATGACCACTTCTGGCTACACTGCTTTTGAAATCTCCAGCTACAGGCCTAAAGCCGGTACCTATATCTTTACTTCTAACAGGCAATTGTTGAATTCTTTGAGCTTGGTTTGGGGTGTACGCGCTTTTTTTTACGATAAATTGGAGAGCACAGATCAAACGATAATAGATGTTAACGAAATCCTGAAATCAGAAAACCTGATTAGAACTGGTGATGTGGTGATCAATACTGCTGCTGTACCAATTGTTAAACAAGGCAAAACCAACATGCTGCGTATTAGTGTTGTTGAATAA
- a CDS encoding peptidase A8, with the protein MKAAYTKPFLTAAFIVLLDQIIKTWVHNHLAPQGEIKLLGDRGMLHYTENNGMAFGMELGGEWGKLALTLFRIVAVCGIGYGLVHLIKHKYHRGLIMMVAFILAGALGNIIDSTFYGIIYGYAPIFHGRVIDMFYFPLLTGHFPPWVPIWGNEEFIFFRPVFNFADAAISVGVIFILLNQKRYFKHEEPELSSPNSEMVEE; encoded by the coding sequence ATGAAGGCAGCTTACACTAAACCATTCTTAACCGCTGCATTTATTGTCCTCCTGGACCAGATCATCAAAACATGGGTGCATAATCATCTGGCTCCACAAGGCGAGATTAAACTCCTTGGTGACCGTGGTATGCTGCATTATACCGAAAATAACGGTATGGCTTTCGGGATGGAACTGGGCGGCGAATGGGGTAAACTGGCTTTAACACTATTTCGTATTGTTGCAGTGTGTGGTATTGGTTACGGATTGGTGCACCTGATCAAACATAAATACCACCGTGGCTTGATCATGATGGTTGCGTTTATCCTGGCTGGTGCCTTAGGTAATATTATCGACTCAACCTTTTATGGTATTATATATGGGTACGCGCCAATTTTTCATGGCCGGGTTATCGATATGTTTTACTTTCCGCTGCTTACGGGGCATTTCCCGCCATGGGTGCCGATCTGGGGAAATGAAGAGTTTATCTTCTTCCGCCCGGTTTTTAATTTTGCAGATGCAGCAATTTCTGTGGGTGTAATATTTATCCTGCTAAACCAAAAACGTTATTTTAAACACGAAGAGCCTGAACTGAGTAGCCCAAACAGCGAAATGGTGGAGGAATAG
- a CDS encoding isoleucine--tRNA ligase, with product MYKEYKQLNLAQTGKEVLEFWKQNGIFEKSISSRPASKPYTFYEGPPSANGMPGIHHVMGRSIKDIFCRYKTLKGYQVKRKGGWDTHGLPIELAVEKSLGITKDDIGKKISVKEYNDACRKEVMRYTDVWNDLTEKMGYWVDLENPYVTYENEYIESLWWILQQLYKKGWLYKGYTVQPYSPKSGTGLSSHELNQPGTYKMVKDTTITAQFKVKRDSDSEFLFEGVNTDVFILAWTTTPWTLPSNCALAVGENITYVKISTFNPYTYTPVAVVLAKDLVKKYFKAEAEGASFEEYKGGDKIIPYRIDAEIKGSQLLGLHYYQLMPYVTNDDLEKNAFRVIPADFVTTEDGTGIVHTASVFGADDFRACKENNVPSVMVKDENGKEVPLVNKQGRFVDEVTDYAGRYVKEEYYSDEERAADGFKPTDVLISIKLKEENKAFNVQKYEHSYPHSWRSDEPILYYPLDSWFIRTTAVKDKMVELNKTINWKPESTGTGRFGNWLENLVDWNLSRSRYWGTPLPIWREENSGEEKCIGSIAELNAEIKKSIAAGFMPEGFKLEDMHRPYVDDVILTSATGNKMLREPDLIDVWFDSGAMPYAQWHFPFENQDDFKAAYPADFIAEGVDQTRGWFFTLHAIAVMLSEASDEIKEINAEVGNKGIAFKNVISNGLVLDKNGNKMSKRLGNGVDPFETINQYGADAARWYMISNAAPWDNLKFNIEGLDEVRRKFFGTLYNTYSFFVLYANIDKFKYDEAEITIADRPEIDRWIISLLNTLSGEVDAFYADFEPTKAARAIQEFVDVHFSNWFIRLSRRRFWRSDSTADKLSAYQTLYTCLITISKLMSPIAPFFAERLYTDLNSVTGKEEFESVHLAYFPEYNADLVDVELEQRMGLAQDISSLVLSLRKKIEIPVRRPLGKILLPILDKNFKEQVEKVKDLILSETNIKAIEYITDTLGFVKKKIKPNFKALGAKVGKDMKEVAAVINAFGQEEIGKLELEGSILILDTKYSILLSDVEIIAEDVPGWQVANLGKLTVALDVTITNELKEEGIARELVNRIQNLRKDKDFEVTDKINVRIAEHTYIAEALKNNLSYICAEILAESLVLDSQVTEGDEVEIDGHKILIVITKN from the coding sequence ATGTACAAGGAATATAAGCAGTTAAATCTGGCGCAAACAGGTAAGGAAGTACTGGAATTCTGGAAGCAGAATGGCATATTTGAGAAGAGCATAAGCAGCAGGCCGGCAAGCAAGCCGTATACCTTTTATGAAGGGCCGCCAAGTGCAAACGGAATGCCAGGCATTCACCACGTTATGGGCCGCTCTATTAAAGATATTTTTTGCCGTTACAAAACGCTGAAAGGCTACCAGGTTAAACGCAAAGGCGGCTGGGATACCCATGGCCTGCCTATTGAGCTTGCTGTTGAAAAATCTTTGGGCATCACTAAAGATGATATTGGTAAAAAGATCTCCGTAAAAGAGTATAACGATGCCTGCCGCAAGGAGGTAATGCGCTACACCGACGTATGGAACGACCTGACCGAAAAAATGGGTTACTGGGTTGACCTGGAAAACCCTTACGTAACTTACGAAAACGAATATATTGAAAGCCTTTGGTGGATACTGCAGCAGCTTTATAAAAAAGGCTGGTTGTACAAAGGTTACACCGTACAACCTTACTCGCCAAAATCTGGTACCGGCCTTAGCTCGCATGAGCTAAACCAGCCCGGCACCTACAAAATGGTGAAGGATACCACCATTACCGCGCAGTTTAAAGTAAAAAGGGATAGCGATTCTGAATTTTTGTTTGAAGGCGTAAATACAGATGTTTTTATCCTGGCCTGGACAACTACTCCATGGACCCTGCCATCTAACTGTGCCTTAGCGGTTGGCGAAAATATCACCTACGTAAAAATCAGCACCTTTAATCCTTACACTTACACTCCTGTAGCGGTTGTATTGGCGAAGGATCTGGTTAAAAAATATTTTAAGGCTGAAGCCGAAGGCGCCTCTTTTGAGGAATATAAAGGCGGTGATAAGATCATCCCGTACCGCATTGATGCAGAAATAAAAGGCAGCCAGTTGCTTGGCTTACATTATTACCAGCTAATGCCATACGTTACAAATGACGACCTGGAGAAAAACGCATTCCGCGTGATCCCTGCTGATTTTGTGACCACGGAAGATGGTACAGGCATTGTACATACTGCATCTGTTTTTGGTGCGGATGACTTTAGGGCATGTAAAGAAAACAACGTGCCATCGGTAATGGTAAAGGATGAGAATGGCAAAGAAGTACCGCTTGTAAACAAGCAGGGCCGCTTTGTTGACGAAGTTACCGACTATGCCGGCCGGTATGTAAAAGAAGAATATTACAGCGATGAGGAACGCGCAGCAGATGGTTTTAAACCAACGGATGTACTTATCTCTATTAAATTAAAAGAAGAGAACAAAGCTTTCAACGTTCAGAAGTACGAGCACAGTTACCCTCACTCCTGGCGTAGCGATGAACCGATATTATATTACCCGCTGGATAGCTGGTTTATCCGCACCACAGCCGTTAAGGATAAAATGGTGGAGCTTAATAAAACCATTAACTGGAAACCGGAAAGTACCGGTACCGGTCGTTTTGGTAACTGGCTCGAAAATCTGGTAGACTGGAACCTTTCGCGCTCCCGTTACTGGGGCACCCCGCTGCCGATCTGGCGCGAGGAAAACAGCGGTGAGGAAAAATGCATTGGCTCCATTGCCGAGCTCAATGCAGAGATCAAAAAATCTATAGCCGCTGGCTTTATGCCCGAAGGTTTTAAGCTGGAAGATATGCACCGCCCCTATGTGGACGATGTGATCTTAACATCTGCCACAGGCAACAAAATGCTGCGCGAGCCCGACCTTATCGATGTATGGTTTGATAGTGGCGCCATGCCTTATGCACAATGGCATTTCCCGTTTGAGAACCAGGATGATTTTAAAGCGGCCTACCCTGCCGACTTTATCGCCGAGGGTGTTGACCAAACCCGTGGCTGGTTCTTCACCCTGCACGCCATTGCGGTGATGCTGAGCGAAGCCAGCGACGAGATCAAAGAAATCAATGCTGAAGTAGGTAATAAAGGGATAGCCTTTAAAAACGTAATAAGCAACGGCTTGGTGCTGGATAAGAACGGCAACAAGATGAGCAAGCGTTTGGGCAATGGTGTAGATCCGTTTGAAACCATTAACCAGTACGGTGCAGATGCCGCCCGCTGGTACATGATCAGTAATGCAGCGCCCTGGGATAACCTAAAGTTTAACATAGAAGGTCTGGATGAGGTACGCCGCAAGTTTTTCGGCACACTATACAATACCTATTCCTTTTTTGTGCTTTACGCCAATATAGATAAATTCAAATACGACGAGGCTGAAATAACCATAGCCGACAGGCCGGAGATTGATCGCTGGATCATCTCCCTTTTAAATACCTTGAGCGGAGAGGTAGATGCTTTTTATGCCGACTTTGAACCCACTAAAGCTGCCCGTGCTATACAAGAATTTGTAGATGTGCATTTCAGCAACTGGTTTATCCGACTGAGCCGCCGCCGTTTCTGGAGATCAGACAGCACAGCAGATAAGTTATCGGCCTACCAAACATTGTATACTTGTTTAATTACCATCAGCAAACTGATGTCGCCTATTGCGCCGTTCTTTGCAGAGCGTTTATATACCGACTTGAACTCAGTTACCGGTAAAGAAGAATTCGAATCGGTGCATTTGGCTTACTTTCCGGAGTATAATGCCGATTTGGTAGATGTAGAACTGGAACAGCGGATGGGTTTAGCGCAGGATATCTCGTCCCTTGTACTATCTCTACGTAAAAAAATAGAGATCCCGGTACGCCGCCCGCTTGGGAAGATCCTGTTGCCGATATTAGATAAGAACTTTAAGGAACAGGTTGAAAAGGTAAAAGACCTCATCCTCTCCGAAACCAATATTAAGGCTATTGAATATATTACCGATACTTTAGGTTTCGTTAAAAAGAAGATCAAACCAAACTTTAAAGCACTTGGCGCCAAGGTGGGTAAGGATATGAAAGAGGTAGCTGCGGTGATCAATGCGTTTGGCCAGGAAGAGATTGGAAAATTAGAGCTTGAAGGTTCTATCCTGATACTTGATACTAAATACTCGATACTATTATCTGACGTGGAGATCATAGCAGAAGATGTACCGGGCTGGCAAGTTGCAAATCTAGGCAAACTAACCGTTGCTTTGGATGTTACGATAACCAACGAGTTGAAAGAGGAGGGTATTGCAAGAGAGCTGGTGAACCGTATACAAAACCTGCGTAAAGACAAAGATTTTGAAGTTACAGATAAGATAAACGTTCGCATTGCCGAACATACCTACATCGCAGAAGCACTGAAAAATAATTTATCCTATATTTGCGCCGAAATTTTGGCAGAAAGCCTTGTGCTTGATAGTCAGGTTACTGAAGGTGACGAAGTGGAGATAGATGGACATAAAATATTAATAGTAATTACAAAAAACTAG
- a CDS encoding ribonuclease III, with protein sequence MPISRFYKLYISPNRKYVKVLKNLLGFVPGNLSLYRLAFRHKSVAQNIKKGVKNSNERLEFLGDAVLGSVVAEVLFKLYPYEDEGFLTELRSKIVSRVNLNALGKKLGFDKLIEFDTKILNSGRQGSLLGDAFEALIGAVYLDKGYDFTKNFLINHIIKSHIDIHTLEQTETNFKSKLIEWCQRHGKDISFDVVINQEGESTKLFTVQATVDGEVMGSGKEFSKKNAEKLAAEKACAALGI encoded by the coding sequence ATGCCTATTAGTCGCTTCTACAAGCTATATATATCCCCAAACAGAAAATATGTTAAGGTTTTAAAGAATTTGCTCGGTTTCGTACCGGGCAATTTGTCTTTATACCGTTTGGCATTCCGGCATAAATCTGTAGCCCAAAACATAAAAAAAGGCGTAAAGAATAGCAATGAGCGTCTTGAGTTTTTGGGTGATGCCGTATTAGGCAGTGTTGTAGCCGAGGTGCTCTTTAAACTTTATCCCTACGAGGACGAGGGGTTTTTAACCGAGTTGCGATCAAAAATAGTAAGCCGGGTTAACCTTAACGCATTGGGTAAAAAACTGGGTTTTGATAAACTGATAGAGTTTGATACCAAAATTCTAAATTCCGGCAGGCAGGGTTCTTTACTCGGCGATGCTTTTGAAGCGCTGATAGGCGCTGTTTACCTGGATAAAGGTTATGATTTCACGAAGAATTTTTTGATTAACCACATCATCAAATCCCATATTGATATCCACACCCTGGAGCAAACCGAAACAAATTTTAAAAGTAAGCTGATTGAATGGTGCCAACGGCATGGTAAGGACATTAGCTTTGATGTGGTGATTAATCAGGAGGGCGAAAGCACAAAACTATTTACCGTACAAGCTACCGTAGATGGAGAAGTAATGGGTAGTGGTAAGGAATTCAGTAAAAAGAATGCTGAAAAGCTGGCGGCCGAGAAAGCTTGTGCAGCCTTAGGGATCTAA
- a CDS encoding peptidase M28: protein MKIKSIALITITAVALLPGCSSDKEKKATSDSDTAMAADIKHHIAVLANDSLLGRKPFTVGEDKTIAYISAQFKKLGLEPGNKGSYYQDVPMVEIGAAAAPTMQITGKTPLSLKMAEDFVAATRQELPSVDLKNSPLVFAGYGIVAPEFKWNDYKDLDVKGKTVVVLVNDPGFKSPEKLFKGDTMTYYGRWTYKYEEAARQGAAGVLIVHQTEPASYGWQVIQNSFTGSKLYLQQADKHMNRCKVEGWLSEAAAKKLLAGAGITDDMRAYARKKDFKAVPLNSFVSVRLKNSLKYSTSHNVIATIKGSTTPGEYVLYSAHWDHFGVKSPAIKGDSIYNGAVDNASGVAAILAIAKKFTQVKDKPKRSVVFLAVTAEEQGLLGSEYYGTHPVYPLNKTVADLNLDALSDFGETSDFSITGKGQNDLDDYVMALTTPKGWKVVGDKTPGSGSYYRSDHFNFAKVGVPALDLHNGAASIEKGEAFGTAKLKEYNDEHYHQPSDEYSDDMNTLGMAQTSDLMYQLGVKLAGETTFPGWKKGSEFKLIREKSMGK, encoded by the coding sequence ATGAAAATCAAATCCATTGCCCTTATTACTATAACAGCCGTCGCTTTATTGCCCGGCTGTTCATCGGATAAAGAAAAGAAAGCCACCAGTGATAGTGATACCGCCATGGCGGCAGATATCAAACACCACATTGCCGTTCTGGCTAATGATTCGCTTTTAGGGCGGAAACCTTTTACTGTCGGTGAGGATAAAACGATCGCCTACATCTCTGCCCAGTTTAAAAAATTGGGCCTGGAGCCCGGTAACAAGGGTAGCTATTACCAGGATGTGCCCATGGTTGAAATTGGTGCCGCCGCTGCCCCAACTATGCAAATCACCGGAAAAACGCCGCTGAGCCTTAAAATGGCGGAAGACTTTGTAGCCGCTACCAGGCAGGAACTTCCATCAGTTGATCTGAAGAATTCACCTCTTGTATTTGCCGGCTATGGCATAGTAGCGCCCGAATTTAAGTGGAACGACTATAAAGATTTGGATGTAAAAGGTAAAACGGTAGTAGTGCTGGTGAATGACCCCGGCTTTAAATCGCCGGAGAAATTATTCAAAGGCGATACCATGACTTACTATGGCCGATGGACGTACAAGTATGAAGAGGCCGCTCGACAGGGTGCCGCAGGCGTGTTGATTGTTCACCAAACCGAACCTGCAAGTTATGGCTGGCAGGTGATCCAGAACAGTTTTACAGGATCTAAACTATACCTGCAGCAAGCCGATAAACACATGAATCGCTGTAAAGTAGAAGGCTGGCTAAGTGAAGCAGCGGCCAAAAAGCTTTTAGCAGGTGCCGGTATCACCGACGATATGCGCGCTTATGCCCGCAAAAAAGATTTTAAAGCTGTTCCGCTGAACAGCTTTGTATCCGTAAGGTTGAAAAATAGCCTGAAGTATTCTACCTCTCATAATGTAATCGCCACAATTAAAGGCAGCACCACGCCGGGCGAGTATGTTTTATATAGCGCTCATTGGGACCATTTTGGTGTGAAGAGCCCTGCCATTAAAGGTGACAGCATTTATAATGGTGCTGTAGATAATGCCAGCGGTGTGGCGGCTATACTGGCTATCGCTAAGAAATTTACACAAGTTAAAGACAAGCCAAAACGCTCGGTCGTTTTTCTAGCAGTGACGGCTGAAGAGCAGGGTTTATTAGGGTCTGAATATTACGGAACCCACCCGGTTTATCCTTTGAACAAAACAGTGGCCGACCTTAACCTGGACGCTTTATCCGACTTTGGCGAAACCAGCGATTTCTCAATCACAGGTAAGGGGCAGAATGATTTGGATGATTATGTGATGGCTTTAACGACACCCAAGGGCTGGAAGGTAGTGGGCGATAAAACGCCGGGATCGGGCAGTTACTACCGGTCGGACCATTTTAACTTTGCCAAGGTAGGTGTGCCTGCGCTGGATCTGCATAATGGTGCTGCATCTATTGAAAAGGGCGAGGCATTTGGTACGGCAAAGCTGAAGGAATATAACGACGAGCATTATCACCAGCCATCGGATGAATACAGTGATGATATGAACACGCTGGGGATGGCACAAACCTCTGATTTGATGTATCAGTTGGGTGTAAAACTGGCGGGCGAAACAACTTTTCCCGGCTGGAAGAAGGGTTCGGAATTTAAATTGATCAGGGAAAAATCAATGGGGAAATAG
- a CDS encoding molecular chaperone DnaK: MTPENAKTRYSDAELKEFKDLLLEKLRSSKEELAALATSLSSPNANGTDDTAGTYKTLEDGSATLEKEQINQLAARQKKFIEQLEAALVRIENKTYGICRETGKLIPKERLRAVPHTTLTMEAKLRQ; encoded by the coding sequence ATGACACCTGAAAACGCAAAAACAAGATATTCTGATGCAGAATTGAAGGAATTTAAAGACCTGCTTTTAGAAAAATTGCGCAGCTCTAAAGAAGAGCTGGCTGCATTAGCCACATCACTAAGTTCACCAAATGCCAACGGTACCGATGATACCGCCGGTACTTATAAAACACTGGAGGATGGTTCTGCCACTTTGGAGAAAGAACAAATCAATCAGCTAGCTGCCCGCCAGAAGAAATTCATAGAGCAACTGGAAGCCGCTTTGGTACGAATTGAAAACAAGACCTATGGAATTTGCCGCGAAACAGGCAAGCTGATCCCTAAAGAGCGTTTGCGTGCTGTGCCGCATACAACGCTAACTATGGAAGCAAAATTAAGGCAATAG
- a CDS encoding 3-oxoacyl-ACP reductase, giving the protein MDLQLQNKVAVVLAASKGLGKAIATALSAEGAKVIIGSRNRTELDKTAAEISLQTGNPVVAITVNVSDAENINSFIKAAAETFGGIDILVNNAGGPPFDKFENFDDLQWQQAFDMNLMSVARTCKLALPYLKTAGGGRIINVISGSVKSVLAGSVLSTAMRLGVVGMAKLMADEFGPYNITVNNVAPGLILTDRIKHTLPKDTDPEEAMKEKAKAIPLGRIGKPEEFAAMVTFLASAQANYISGTTIQVDGGASRAIY; this is encoded by the coding sequence ATGGACCTGCAATTACAAAACAAAGTAGCGGTAGTTTTGGCGGCAAGCAAAGGCTTGGGCAAAGCAATCGCGACAGCATTATCTGCCGAAGGCGCAAAGGTGATCATCGGCTCCCGTAATCGAACCGAGCTGGATAAAACTGCTGCTGAAATTAGCCTGCAAACCGGCAACCCTGTTGTAGCTATTACGGTAAATGTATCGGACGCCGAAAACATTAACAGCTTTATAAAAGCTGCTGCTGAAACCTTTGGCGGGATAGATATACTGGTAAACAACGCAGGCGGGCCACCTTTTGATAAATTTGAGAACTTCGACGATCTGCAATGGCAGCAAGCCTTCGATATGAACCTGATGAGCGTTGCCCGAACCTGCAAACTGGCGCTGCCTTACTTGAAAACAGCGGGCGGCGGGCGCATTATTAACGTTATCAGCGGCTCGGTAAAATCAGTTTTGGCAGGCTCGGTGCTTTCTACTGCTATGCGCCTGGGTGTTGTGGGCATGGCTAAACTAATGGCCGACGAGTTTGGGCCTTATAACATTACCGTAAACAATGTGGCGCCCGGATTAATTCTTACCGATCGGATCAAACATACGCTCCCCAAAGATACCGACCCGGAAGAAGCCATGAAAGAAAAAGCCAAAGCCATTCCACTGGGGCGCATAGGAAAACCAGAAGAATTTGCAGCAATGGTAACCTTCCTGGCATCTGCTCAAGCCAACTACATTAGTGGTACTACTATACAGGTTGATGGCGGTGCAAGCAGGGCGATATATTAA
- a CDS encoding acyl carrier protein → MSDIASRVKAIIVEKLGVDESEVTPEASFTNDLGADSLDTVELIMEFEKEFNVAIPDDQAETIGTVGQAVAYLEKNVK, encoded by the coding sequence ATGTCTGATATCGCTTCAAGAGTAAAAGCTATTATCGTAGAAAAACTGGGTGTTGACGAAAGTGAAGTTACACCTGAAGCTTCCTTCACCAACGATCTTGGTGCTGACTCTTTAGACACCGTGGAACTAATCATGGAGTTTGAGAAAGAATTTAACGTTGCAATTCCTGACGATCAGGCGGAAACCATCGGTACTGTAGGTCAGGCTGTTGCTTACCTTGAGAAAAACGTTAAATAA